The following are encoded in a window of Bradyrhizobium guangdongense genomic DNA:
- a CDS encoding metallophosphoesterase family protein, with amino-acid sequence MSRIGVISDTHGLLRPQVEQYLAGVTHIIHAGDIGAEHVLEGLRRIAPVTAIRGNVDVGGWADRYPAAETLRLGDHRFYILHDLAELKDKRPGAVDAVIYGHSHRASVRMDAGVLYLNPGSAGPRRFRLPITLATLDIGEGGELLPVIHTLDESPGRPA; translated from the coding sequence GTGTCCAGAATTGGCGTGATTTCGGATACTCACGGTCTGCTGAGGCCGCAGGTTGAACAATACTTGGCGGGCGTCACGCATATCATCCACGCCGGCGATATCGGTGCCGAGCATGTGCTCGAGGGCCTGCGCAGGATTGCGCCTGTCACCGCCATCAGAGGCAATGTCGACGTTGGCGGTTGGGCAGACCGGTATCCGGCCGCGGAGACGCTGCGCCTGGGTGATCACCGCTTCTATATTCTGCACGATCTTGCGGAATTGAAGGACAAGCGGCCGGGCGCTGTTGATGCCGTCATCTACGGTCATTCGCATCGTGCGAGCGTCAGGATGGATGCTGGAGTCCTTTACCTCAATCCGGGAAGCGCCGGGCCGCGGCGCTTCAGGCTTCCGATCACGCTCGCAACGCTTGATATCGGTGAGGGTGGCGAGCTGCTGCCGGTCATTCATACCCTCGACGAATCTCCCGGGCGGCCCGCATAA
- the coxB gene encoding cytochrome c oxidase subunit II, which produces MPVRMRTALVPSATLPLAACAGRQSALDPQGLQSGEIFHTLSVFLIVAALVWIAVVIVLGLSMLRRKRAADQPLALHQPFERASGRVIFVLGLATLVIVLGLSIVSYAGQRTVFAKVENALTLKIIGHQWWWEVRYEDDSPARSFVTANEIRIPAGKPVKVELESADVIHSFWVPSLTGKMDLITGQKNELQFTAKNAGVYRGQCAEFCGLQHAHMAFAVLALPPDEFGRWRDHENESARDPADQLGRLGEQLFRARGCALCHSIRGTLAGGQLGPDLTHVGSRTTVAAGTLPMSPATLAAWIADPQHIKPGNYMPKMPLQSDELIAILHYLEQLK; this is translated from the coding sequence ATGCCTGTCCGGATGCGAACGGCTCTGGTGCCATCTGCGACGTTGCCGCTGGCCGCTTGCGCAGGCCGGCAGTCCGCGCTCGACCCGCAGGGACTTCAATCCGGCGAGATATTCCACACTCTCTCCGTCTTCCTGATCGTCGCGGCCCTCGTCTGGATCGCCGTGGTGATCGTCCTTGGGCTAAGCATGCTGCGCCGGAAGCGCGCGGCCGACCAGCCGCTCGCGCTGCACCAGCCGTTTGAGCGAGCCAGCGGTCGCGTCATCTTCGTGTTGGGGCTTGCAACCCTGGTCATCGTGCTCGGGCTCTCGATCGTCAGCTATGCCGGCCAACGCACCGTCTTCGCCAAGGTCGAGAACGCGCTCACGCTCAAGATCATCGGGCATCAATGGTGGTGGGAAGTCCGCTACGAGGACGACAGCCCCGCCCGGAGCTTCGTGACCGCAAACGAGATCCGCATTCCGGCCGGGAAGCCCGTGAAGGTCGAGTTGGAGTCCGCCGATGTGATCCACAGCTTCTGGGTCCCCAGCCTGACCGGCAAGATGGACCTCATCACCGGGCAGAAGAACGAGCTGCAATTCACCGCGAAGAATGCCGGCGTCTATCGCGGCCAATGCGCCGAATTCTGCGGCCTTCAGCATGCCCATATGGCCTTCGCGGTGCTCGCGCTGCCGCCGGACGAATTCGGCCGCTGGCGCGACCACGAAAACGAAAGCGCGCGCGATCCGGCCGACCAGCTCGGCAGGCTGGGCGAGCAGCTGTTCCGCGCGCGAGGCTGTGCGCTCTGCCACAGCATCCGCGGTACGCTCGCTGGCGGCCAGCTCGGCCCTGACCTCACCCATGTCGGCAGCCGGACGACGGTCGCGGCCGGAACGCTGCCGATGTCCCCGGCAACGCTTGCGGCCTGGATCGCCGATCCCCAGCACATCAAGCCCGGAAACTACATGCCGAAGATGCCGCTGCAATCGGACGAGCTCATCGCGATTCTTCATTATCTGGAGCAGCTCA
- a CDS encoding DUF421 domain-containing protein: protein MVDVGHIFYQGWAPLLRTAIGTTFTYVALVIMLRVAGPRTLAKWYAFDLIVTVALGSTFANSVLSGNISVAQSLVGFAILIGLQFVIAFAVAHWSQLRVVVNPQPTLLLLDGKFVHDAMRRQRVAEADVRAAIRHQGIDRVENVGAVVLEADGTFSVIKQLGSSALADVPELGGSNAANRSDDE, encoded by the coding sequence ATGGTCGATGTTGGACATATTTTCTATCAAGGCTGGGCGCCGCTGTTACGAACTGCCATCGGCACCACGTTCACCTATGTCGCTCTGGTCATCATGCTCCGCGTCGCGGGTCCCAGAACGCTGGCGAAATGGTACGCCTTCGACCTGATCGTCACCGTCGCGCTGGGCTCCACCTTCGCCAACAGCGTTCTTTCCGGCAACATCAGTGTTGCGCAATCATTGGTTGGCTTCGCCATCCTGATCGGCCTGCAATTCGTGATCGCCTTCGCCGTGGCGCACTGGAGTCAGTTGCGGGTCGTCGTCAATCCACAACCCACGCTGCTGCTGCTCGACGGGAAATTCGTTCACGATGCGATGCGCCGGCAGCGCGTCGCCGAGGCGGATGTGCGTGCCGCGATCCGGCACCAAGGCATTGACCGCGTTGAGAATGTCGGCGCGGTCGTGCTCGAGGCCGACGGCACATTCAGCGTCATCAAGCAGCTCGGATCGAGCGCGCTCGCCGACGTTCCGGAGCTTGGCGGCTCCAACGCCGCCAACCGCTCCGATGACGAATAG
- a CDS encoding ROK family protein has protein sequence MDDELKPTRTSSQARGSNRGRLIEALRRQGPMPRVELARSTGLSFPAISAITSRMMAEELLSETDATTAWPEDGGEDDADGNGRRRGRPAIQLTLNPGFGRIIAVSLRMNLIETLLADFSGSDLAQSRLALETRALDATALCDIVIAQIDSMLEATGTPRHRLLGIGIALQGIVNADTGRHLWSPALSVTDVDLATPIRRTFEVDVVIANDAVPVALALAAAEPALAEGLAATITVGHGVGMGVVVDGEARWGVGASSEIGHVKLAPNGPQCRCGQRGCVEAYLADYALYRDARTIIDLPPATSQQPSEAQMALLRDRARDGDPRLEQLFRQAGNALAEAVAATISVLRPHHVVLAGPGLQAFDMMRDAYQERLEQAVLPWLLKSTAIYVRPSKSAAIVDGMVRRTLRVVDRNYMETAERTRGATVLA, from the coding sequence ATGGACGATGAGCTCAAGCCGACGCGCACTTCCAGCCAGGCTCGCGGATCGAACCGCGGCCGCCTCATCGAAGCCCTGCGGCGCCAGGGCCCGATGCCGCGCGTGGAGCTCGCCCGCAGCACCGGGCTGAGCTTCCCGGCCATTTCGGCGATCACATCGAGGATGATGGCCGAAGAGCTGCTGTCCGAGACGGACGCGACGACGGCTTGGCCCGAGGATGGCGGCGAAGACGACGCGGACGGCAATGGCCGCCGTCGCGGCCGGCCGGCCATCCAACTGACGCTCAATCCAGGGTTCGGCCGCATCATCGCGGTCTCGCTGCGCATGAACCTGATCGAGACGCTGCTCGCCGATTTCAGCGGCTCGGACCTGGCGCAATCCCGGCTCGCCCTCGAGACCCGCGCGCTCGATGCAACGGCGCTGTGTGATATCGTGATCGCACAGATCGACAGCATGCTGGAGGCGACGGGCACGCCGCGCCATCGGCTGCTCGGCATTGGAATCGCGCTGCAAGGCATCGTGAATGCCGATACCGGACGGCATCTCTGGAGCCCGGCGCTGTCGGTCACCGACGTCGATCTGGCGACGCCGATCCGCCGGACCTTCGAGGTGGACGTGGTGATTGCGAACGACGCCGTCCCGGTCGCTCTGGCCCTCGCTGCAGCCGAGCCGGCGCTGGCGGAGGGCCTTGCAGCCACGATTACGGTCGGCCACGGCGTCGGAATGGGCGTCGTCGTCGACGGCGAGGCACGTTGGGGCGTCGGCGCCAGCAGCGAGATCGGCCATGTCAAGCTGGCCCCGAACGGGCCGCAATGCCGCTGCGGCCAGCGCGGATGCGTCGAGGCCTATCTCGCCGATTATGCGCTCTACCGCGACGCTCGCACCATCATCGACCTGCCGCCCGCGACCTCGCAACAACCGTCGGAAGCGCAGATGGCCCTGCTGCGGGACAGGGCACGGGACGGCGATCCCCGCCTCGAGCAATTGTTCCGGCAGGCCGGCAACGCGCTCGCGGAGGCGGTCGCCGCCACAATATCGGTGCTGCGCCCGCATCACGTCGTTCTCGCCGGTCCCGGCTTGCAGGCCTTCGACATGATGCGCGACGCCTATCAGGAACGACTGGAGCAGGCCGTGTTGCCGTGGTTGCTCAAATCCACGGCGATCTATGTGCGCCCCAGCAAGTCGGCGGCAATCGTCGACGGCATGGTGCGGAGGACGCTGCGGGTCGTCGACCGAAACTACATGGAGACGGCCGAGCGAACCCGGGGAGCTACGGTGCTCGCTTGA